aggcaactttaaaatattacttcAGGATGCcgtttaaataaatatacaaattaatTTGGTGGAAAAGCAAGCCAGTGCTATGAAAAACTGTatctttcatttttgtattttcagttGTCCAGTATTTTTTCTTAGGCCACATTCAATGATTTTTGTGCCGTAGGCCTTGTAGTCATGGTACATCTCAAGTGTGTTATattacggggctggcactgtggtgtaatgggttaagttgccacctgcagagctggcatcccatatgggcgccagttggagtcccggctgctccacttctgatccagctctctgctatggcctgggaaagtgcagaagatggcccaagtccttgggcccctgcacccgtgtgggagacccagaagatcttggctcctggcttcggattggtacagctcctgccattgcaaccagctgtggagtgaactagcagatggcagacccccctgcctgccacacctctcctcattctgtgtaactctttcaaatgaataagtaaatctttaaagaaaaaaaaagtgtgttataTTACTAAAGAAAGTTAGTTCCAGATATTTATGAATCTATTTATAGTTTTAGATATTAAGGAAAATACAGTATGAACATAGCTGGATAATCCTTTTCAAACAATTTGCCTGCAGAATTTGGTAATCTAACTTCTAAGGCTCTAGGAAACAAACACAAAGACCCACCAAGATCAGGGTGTTGGTGAGCAAAAGCTGGTCTCAACATGCAATCAAAGCATTTCCTCTCTCTCATTTACTTTATCCTGGCCCTGTTCTCTGATTACTGGGTACATATTTGTCCTTTCTcctcactaccaccaccacaaGGTGTTCGTGAGAGGGATTTTGCCTTCCACCTCTCTCGCATCTAGGACATCCTGCATATGTAGTGCTTGTGCGAATTCTCAAGGAACCTTTTCCAAGTAATAGTTAATTCAGTGCAAGTCTTATAGAGCATCTCATGTGAGACATTGTGCTTAACTTGGAGGAACATAAAGACGAGCAGGCTGTAGCTCCTGGCCTCCACAGCCTGACAGCAAAACCACGGATTTTCCAAGACACACTCCTGTTTTACATTTGCCTGCTTAGAAGTAGAATGGGCCCACGGACCTGCACCTTGCTACTAGAACTTCTGGAGGCCATGCTAAAAGACCTGTAGTTAGAGTCTCCAAGGCACATTTTCATCAGGACAAGCCAGTGGGTGTATTTTGAGATGATGAAGCATGAATTTCTAAGTGAGCATGGCTTTTGGTGGTTATAGTATTTAGAGTTCTTCAAATAACTGCATCTGAAATAGTATTAAACAGATTCTTGGATCTCAACTCAGACCTCCTGTGCTAGGATCTCTCAGATTGAAACCCTGGAATCCACATTTTAACACATCCTAACAAATTTATttgagtgattcttttttttttttaagatttatttatttatttgaaagtcagaattacacagagagcagagagagagaaagagagagaaagagagagagagaggtaggtcttctatccagtggttcacttccatttggctgcaatggctggagctgtgctgatcctaagccaggagccaggagcttcttctgggtttcccatgtgggtgcaggggcccaaggacttgggccatcttctgctgctttcccaggccatagcagagagctggattggaagtggagtagccaattcatatgggattgctggcgcttcaggccagggcgttaaccactgcaccacagtgctggccccttgggtGATTCTTAAGTTTGACAGCCATTATAGGGTTTGTACAGTGAGAAATACACCAGTAGGAGCAGAATTGAGATGAATTTTGGTAATGTACTGGTGTTAGCCCTGTCTCTATCACCTCCATGCTCTCTGAGCATTTTGTGCTCTTAATGGTCCTATATTACGTTGAATAGACAGCTGCCCTGGGATGCCACAATAGATACGTAAACTGCATTTCTAGTAGGTggagaaattttttgttttttaaattgaagcACTCAGAGAGAAGAGTCGAACTGCACTACCATCCGCACACACATCATGGATGACTGGCTGGACTGTGTTTTCACCTGTGGTGTGGACTGCAGAGGTCAGGGCAAGTACCCCTGTCTTCAGGTATTTGTGAACCTCACCCACTCAGGTCAGAAAGCTCTCCTACATTATAATGAAGAGGCTGCCCAGATAAATTCCGAGGTAATGTCAAGTTCATGAAATTAAAGAGCTCTTAGTATAGCAACCCTTCCATGCCAGACTGTCCCAAGCAGGATGACGAACCCAGTGCCGATCCTAGCAGGCAAATTTGTTTCCTTCTAGTGAATAATTTTACAGTGGTTAAGTGAggataaatgaaactaaaagtaTTGTTGGAGGAGAAATTCAGCATGTAGAAAGGAGAGGAATTATTCTGATTTCATAAGCTGCCATCTGAAACTTACAGTTTGAGCCAATGAGGAAGTTGTGGGCAGTCCTTCTCAAGACTTCACTGCCCACTGGGTCAAACATGTGAAAACATACTTGGTCTACCTTAAATCAAGCAAGAGATCTTCTTTAACCAAacttcaaaattataattttagtaAGTTACATAACTAGTTTATATGACTTATTAAAGTTTATATTTACACCTAACTATAAGTTGAATTGTGTTAGATTAGTTGGCCTGTTACTCTttggagtccccccccccccccttttttttttgacaggcagagttacacagtgagagagaaaaaggtcttcctttttccgttgtttcagcccacaatggctgctacggcccgtgcactgcactgatccgaaggcaggagccaggtgcttctcctggtctcccatgcgggtgcagagcccaaggacttgggccatcctcctctgcactcccgggccatagcagagaactggcctggaagaggggcaaccgggacagaatccagcgccccgacgggaactagaacccggggtgccggtgccgcaggcgaaggattagcctagtgagccgcggcgctggccaactctTTGGAGTCCTTAATCAAGCACTAATTTCAATCTGAGTATTCCTGTTTTCTAGTTTAGATGCAATAATTTTTAAGATCCCAAAACATTCTTGTAGGTCCTTAGCATAGCACAAGTGCCTAATGGGTATGGTGATAAACctcaaggtttctttttttttgaaaaaatgatcagCTGACAGAGCTTCTTTCTTCTCCACTGGTTCTACCTCCCAGGACCCAGAGCCCAAGGGGGGACTCCCTCTCTGTGGGCCGAGGGCAAAAGTCTCAAGGTGCTATTCATTAGTAAGAGATTTTCCTATAGACAGGTgttgtttgttgaatgaacaaatggattCAGTGGGTTACTGTTCAGGAAAAGACATGGGGGCAGACGACACAGTATGAGGTTGGTCTCCTGCAgtatcatataattttttttttctttttttgacaggcagagtggatagtgagagagagagacagagagaaaggtcttcctttttgccgttggttcaccctccagtggccgctgcggccggcgcaccgcgctgatccgaaggcaggagccaggtgcttctcctggtctcccatggggtgcagggcctaaggacctgggccatcctccactgccttcccgggccacagcagagagctggcctggaagaggggcaactgggatagaatccggtgccccaactgggactagaaccatccaTTTCGCTGTGTCCTCCTGCCAACCATTTCCCAGAggctatgtacttttttttttttaatcatcttttaAGATTGAAACTAATAGCTTCAGCAGTTTCAGAATTAAAACTGTCAGGCGCTTGGTGTTGGTGACAGTGTCCTTACCTTTACTCTCCTCCATATTCCTAGTGCTTTTACACGCCCAAGTGCCACCGGGATGGGAATGATTTGCTCAACAGTGCTCGGGACATAAAGGAATTCTTCGATCACAAAAACGGGACCCCCTTTCTGTGCTTCTACAGCCCAGACAGCCAATCTGAAGACGTCGTTCTCACTAAAAAGTATGACCAAAtggttatcttccactgtttaTTTTGGCCTTCACTGACTCTGGTAGGTGGTGTCCTGATCATTGGCATGGTGAGATTAACACAGCACTTGTCCCTACTGTGTGAAAAAATACAGCCCTGCAGTCAGAGATGAGGTAGGTGGCAAAGCACTCCTTACAGAGCAACACCAACTCAAACTGTGGAGTtcagggagaagcagtggaaggagTAGAGAAATTTTAAGATGGTGGCCAAATTAAAGTACTGGCCTTCACATAGACACCTGCAGTTTCTGTGGTTGAAGGCCTAATTATTCCTGCTTGCAAACTAACCACATAGTTGGGTAATCGTATTTTCATGtgggaaaaaattttgaaatgcctcATTATGTATTGTTTattctatatatacatacaaattcACCACGTTTTCTACTTCAAATCTGTTTCCACAATGAGCCAAGGAAGCATTTCTTGTTCCCTTGTGGCAAAATGAGTTCAAGGGAGTTATTCTGCTCTACTTTGAACTTGTAAATATGGAAATACTGAAGGCATCTAGTCTATTGAGCACTGAACTTTCTGCCTCACTCTATACAGTATAGCTCACATGACAATATTTCTCATACAAAATCTGTCATGAGCACTACATTCACTACAGAGGATGAAACTTTGGCAGAAAATTGTAAAAATGTAGactttaacatatttattatagTTTGTTCATCACCATTCATGATGAAGAAAGCTGCTGCCTAGAAGATTCACTAAGTTTAGAGTTATTTATACTTAACCTTGCCATGTGCCATGTAATTTGTCTTTCAGCAACGTTTTTCCAGTTAATTATGCTTTTCATAAGCTCATGTTATCCCTTGTGTACGTCCTGTTGGGAGTGGGAGAAAAGGCTGGCAATGTGTGGTGCAGTAGGGAGAAGCTGTACTGGATTTCAACATTCACCTCAGAtaattcacactggagagaagtCCTGAGAAGAGAGCCAACAGTTGCCTGTACTTTAATCAATCATGGTTATTAAATGATGGTGGTATAAGGCACTCCCAACAAATGCTTTGCAGATTAAGCTGAGTTTGTTCTGATTTTCCCATGTGCCTCCAAGTATCTATAAAATTTTACTAAAAAGTCTTAAATCATGGACAATCAGAAGAATGAGACTTTGGAAGCAACTTCTACATGTAGATGTAATCAAACCAAAAACTAATTCTACACAGTTTCATGCCTCATCAATTACTTTCAGGTCAGGAATTCCTAAACAATAAATAGACTAATACAGATTTATGCAGTAAAGAGCAATCTTGGTGTCTCCTGTTTTCTCCTGTGGAGTGCTGGAGAAAAACATGTGtaggatttatttgtatttgtaggCAATAACTGTAGCTTTTTAGGTAGGTTACTCTCAGGAAAATCAGCTCAATGGTCTGAATCACTCTTATCTATATAATGGGGATAACCTCTTCTTTCATGAGGTTCTTTTAAGGAAACAACAAGGCGAGGCTGTGTGAGAAACATCTGGCTTAGTTTCTGGCATCTAGTAGAGGTGTTAAAAAATgttcagataaagaaaaaatcttgTGCTAAGTTGCAATATTCAGTCCGCCATGGGACTTTTCAGGGAACAGCTGGTACAGAGCATAGAGCAGGAGGCTTGCAAGAGAGGATTCTGCATGCCTGCTCCCCTTTCTTGACTAAATGTAACATATATCTAAGCCCCAGCATGTGCTGTGTAAAGGCTGTGATAAATTATTTTGCATGCTGAATAATTCTCTAATAAAACATGTATGCATGCACATTTGAAATCATTCAGCAAACCAcgattttatagttttcttaaATTAAGGACACCTCTATTCTATTTCTTAGTACATTTTTCACTTAACAATATACAattactggattttttttcctgttaacaaATTCAAAACCATTATCTGAAATCTAAAGTTTAAGTTCCAAATACTGCGGTTTTCAATTCCAGTGTCCACTTGGTTCATCCCAGGAAAGAGCTCTTATACTCAGAGAAGTTGTGGCTCTTGTTTGagccccatctgctccacttccaatccagcttcctgctaatctgtctgggaaagcaatggaggatggcccaagtccttgggcatcagccacccacttgggagacctagatgaaagttctgactcctggcttccacgtaGTCATTtgatgaaagatctgtttctccctctccaactctgcctttcaaataaataagttttttttttttaaagtatcttaagagacaaagaaataaaatttatgcaATGATTTAATTGCTTAGAATATACCTAAAAATATACACATCGATAGAATGTATATACTTTTACCTTAGAATATACCTAAAAGTATACACATTGATACATTGGTATCAATGCCCATGTGCATCACTgctcaaagaaaagcccaaactTACCTTTTGCAAAGTTTATGATAACAGAAAAACCAGTTTACTTTTAGCCTTTTAGATTCTGGTCCAtctgcttacacacacacacacacacacaatctacatACATTCACAGGTGTATGTATAAACATATGTCAACTTAGAATGTAATTCTTCATGCTACACTTCTCTAATATTTATCACTTTAACTGCAGCAGAAAAATTGGCTTTTAAGACATGATGGGGGCAAACAAGTATTCTTAGTTATTATTGAAAAGAACTCAAATTCAGCTAAATTTTGATTGTTAGCAACACTGGTATGCTTTTCAAAAGAAATGTCAAAATAGAATTACCACAGTTCTTTGTTTACATAGTACACTAAGGATTGTTTGGACACAAGtcaaagtaatttttttgttttttaataaacagCGTGATGTTACAGACTGCAAAGTTAAAGAAAAGCAGACATTGACAGTTTCTGATGAGCACAAACAGGAAGTGCAGTCACAGGCCAAACTTCTTGCTAGGAACAGCAAGACTGGGAAGAGGTCTTAAATTTAGTGATATCGTATAATTATTCTATATTCTCAATATAATAACACATGCATCTTGCTGTGTCAAATACTTTTTTGGGTCATCATTAAAAgaacattaaaacatttttctcctAACTAGTGCATTATACCACAGGTCTTCAATTCATTGAATGAGCAAAATATAGAGAAACAGAGTTGCCACAATTAATGGGGC
Above is a genomic segment from Lepus europaeus isolate LE1 chromosome 2, mLepTim1.pri, whole genome shotgun sequence containing:
- the KCNMB3 gene encoding calcium-activated potassium channel subunit beta-3 isoform X2, whose amino-acid sequence is MQPFSIPVQITLQGSRRRQGRTVFSASGKGTYVHHNDGDLPDVHKKLPSSAGEDRAMLLGFAMMGFSVLMFFLLGITILKPFMLSTQREESNCTTIRTHIMDDWLDCVFTCGVDCRGQGKYPCLQVFVNLTHSGQKALLHYNEEAAQINSERDVTDCKVKEKQTLTVSDEHKQEVQSQAKLLARNSKTGKRS
- the KCNMB3 gene encoding calcium-activated potassium channel subunit beta-3 isoform X1, producing MLLGFAMMGFSVLMFFLLGITILKPFMLSTQREESNCTTIRTHIMDDWLDCVFTCGVDCRGQGKYPCLQVFVNLTHSGQKALLHYNEEAAQINSECFYTPKCHRDGNDLLNSARDIKEFFDHKNGTPFLCFYSPDSQSEDVVLTKKYDQMVIFHCLFWPSLTLVGGVLIIGMVRLTQHLSLLCEKIQPCSQR